The Solanum pennellii chromosome 4, SPENNV200 genomic interval TGAAGTGGATATCTATCGATTACCTGAAGAAAGGAGAAGCTTGAATCACTAGCAGATCTGTAATCACTACTTTGATTTTGTTGTTAAATAGTTTTGAAGATGTGAAACTATGGAGGAAAATGGTGGATTTGTGAACTTCAAAGAGAAAGAAGATGAGTTGAAGTTTGAAGGAAGGTAATATATATGGTCAAATAGTAGATAAATGGCAAAAAATGGTGAGGATAGGTTCAAAATGTTTCATTTACTAGTTCGGAATAATATATAAGCGTGCTCTTTAACTTGAAGTCGACCTTAATACGTGTATGTTGGGGGTGAGCTAACTCAGCTTTTGCCGCTCTTTAACTTGAAGTCGACCTTAATACGTGTATGTTGGGGGTGAGCTAACTCAGCACTTGCCGTAAGAAAACTAAAGCAATTAGCAAGCCAGGTAGGTGAGCAATAGTACAAGCAAGCGAGGTTGAAGGGCTCATTGCAACCTTTGACCTCTTTGTTGACGACCTCTCATTTGTTCGATTACTTGTGGGACATGCTTCTTTAGGGTATAGGGAGCTCCATCCGAGAGCATAGGAAGTACGAGTTCATTATAGCCCGATAACTTTGGTTCAACTTTATAATTTGTTGAGATATCTCactgaatatgtatatataatgaaatttagaaaacacataaactttttaatttaaaactgaTAAACTTCAAATTTAGAATCAATCTCTGGTGTGTAATGCACATTGATAAACCATAACAAGAACTTATAAAGAAAACCTTATGAATTTCAACACTTAATTGCAGTAAACAATTCATTGGCACCAATTTGGACTTGCTAGAGTAGCAACTAGCAATGATATTACTTGTATGTTCATCGTTATATATTcgcccaaaaaaaaaaaaagaaggcaaatttaattcacaaaatttataaaatcgtAAATGTTtgtattatacaaattacattgTTAACAATCTTATGTGAGTACAACTTGAGTTTACAAACACAAGAAAAGcctataaaataatgaaaacgtcacaatttcacattttttagATGCACGTGtctcttcaaaaatattgttgtgCCTATGATGAATCCtccaaaaatgcactacttttggaggatccaacACATAGCAAATGACATaattgaagagtccgagcaacaaaCTGGTGATAGCTCCAACAACAAAAGCTATATACATTTCTCTGTTAAACAATATAACTCAATATGTGTTGAGGATAACttcttttaacaaaaaattacacTCTCCAAACGTAGTAGAATGCCAGAAATGTGAGAAGCCATGTAGTGAGAAGCTGTAATGGGGGTAGGCAAACTGCTCAGCTCCTTTTAAAGGGGAACCTAGGCTGACTTGGTTGTCGATGGCTGCAAAGGTTCCTGTAGTGTAGGATTGACTGGAAATAGCATACATTGTGCATATTGAGTCATCAACTGATCCACGAGCACTAGGGCGACCATTGCTTCCACCATCGGAACAGCTGTTGCACAAAGACATCAAATGTCTGTTTACTTTTCAAGTggttttcaaaaattcaaggaGAAAAAGGAACCAAAAAAGGAATGTATTTTGTAGAGCAAACGGCAAGCAGATTTTCTCTTGGTTATTTTACAAAACACCAGTAAAGAACAAGAACAGATTGAGCTAGTCTAGATGTCATGCCACCTAAGTGGTTTCTAAGAGTAAAGATCCTAGTACGACGAAAGGAAGGGACAAGCCAAATTAAGTAATAGTCAAAGTCAGGCATACAAACCTCGTGGAACCACACAAGGATCATGGCGACCACGAGCAATGAGTTCAGTCTCATGTTTATCCCTACTAACAGTATGTTGCTTCCTCTGCATGACAATTCAAATAAGACGTATTTCATACAGAATAACTTAACTTGAAAAGAAAATGGATTTTTTTACAGAGACTGGGACTTACTGCGATTGTAGAAGTTGGCTTGAATGCTACTCTCATATTAATAATTTCTCCATTTGATATGCCTCCCtgtgaaataaattaaacaGATAACTCAACTTGAAAAGGAAATGGAATTGTTTGTCAATTTCTAAAGAAATATCCAAATGAATATTGCGAGTGTACCTGGATACCACCAGATCTATTGGTTTTTGTCCTGATTTGGTCATGTTCATCCATAAAGAACTCATCATTATGCTCACTGCCAGTCATGTAAGTACCTGTAGTTTTTCACCAGAAACAAGATAGAACATGAGATTTATCAAAGATAGTAACATGTAAGAGGCCTTCAAGTTCTTTTGACATAGGACGATACCCTTATTTAAATTCAGAGAAGTTGTCTAGATCTGTAATTTTGAACAAAGAATGACTCAAAATTGAATTGGCCAACTTCCTTAAAGTGTCGATGAATCAACTAAGATCCTTAGCATTAATTGTTTAATCCCCTTAAATCACCAGTCAAGTAACTAACACCCATTGGACCAGCCACAGCGTAGATCTAACCTCAATGAAGCACACTTGACCACCTAAAAACTTTTGGTAGTCCGAAGCCAGGTTATCTTTCTTATCTAGTTCAAGCTGGAAGCATTAGCGTTTCATACACTTTAACAATGTTAAACCCTGATAATCCAATATCATCTAGACACCAACACAAACCGTATTAATCATAGAGAGATACTAGAATGCAGCTTCGATCTAAAGACATCTTAGGCTTAATTTGGGGAAATAATCTTGCGAATTCAGATTCCAGCAGATAAGCATCTTTGTCATGAGTGATACGATTTTGGAAAAAACAGAAAGGGGGTGATTACCTAAGTAACAAAAAGAGGGATAGGAAAGGGCACAAAAAAGACCAAGGCATTCAAGGAGGTTCTGTTATCAAGAGCTCCAAGCAGAAGCAAGTAGGTCGGGCAAGATTataaaggagaaggagaagaaatagAACAGTTCAAAGTTGCACCTGGTAACAGAAGATGGATGCTTAAGTCGTCAGGGCTTCGTCATTGGAGGTTGTGAACTGTCTTAAAATTGATTCTTCTTACATTTTACGCAATACTGAACCAGATTTGGATGATTCCTTTTACACTTGACTCATGTTATTGGGTAATTTTGcaattattttaatagttttaacTACTTGTACTTCTTTGGATAAAAAAATCTGACTGAAATTCTTCATAATACCTGattcatattttcattgaaCAGGTTCCCGAAACCATACTATATAGATGATAACACCTATCTTGATTAATCTGTTTCGACTTAGGAGTTTGCTATCATACAACAACAAgataataagaaattttttacaaaaatgatGCAGCAAAAAGGGTTAGaaaatattgattgaaaatgTCTCACAATATTTTTCTCAAGCATAGGGGAGCTTTTAAATAGCCAACTTACAACAAAAAATTTGCATagttgaaaattcaaaaatataaaatatctcAACAAACTAAAGCTAAGTTACTTACTAATGCTAAAAGTTATAGCAGCAACTAAAAGTAAATTTTAACAACCTCCATAGTATGAAGATTCTGTACCTGCAAAGCCACTTCCAAACTCAAAACCCTTTGTTGCTGGTAATGACATGCAAGCTTTAGCCAGCTCAGCTTCAAGTTTATCAAAGACTGGTGTACCAAGACCCTAGTAATTATCACCAAGCTATCATGTGAAGGTCCCATCAGCACAAAAGACATGCACGATAACTAACAGacatacacacatacacacacacacacacacaaagagagagagagagagagagagcttaCTCGTGGAACATTTCTAACAATGCAAGTTACGACACCACCAACAGAATCCCCCCTCACTCGTACAAAATCAATGGCACCAATCATCTTTTCTGCATATTCAGGGTTCGGGCAACGAACAATATTGCTTTCAATCTGGCATTAAGTGATAATTACCACATAAATCAAGTTCTTTTATCACCAGAAGGTCAAAAACTATCAAAGTTATACCAGAAGACAATTGTTAATAAAGAAAACCACAAATATGCACtatataaactataatactcTCCACACTTCATGCCTTAGATAAGCAGCAATCCGTGCCCTGAGTGCATTATAAATAGTCTCTTCCACTCCACAAGGGAATGCAACAGAAAGGGCACTGGAttgttttcccttttctttttatggTACATTCTATATTTAGTATTTCCTGAATGTATTGGATGAGTTCAAGAAATTGATAGATCAAGCAATATGGTGTTTATATTCACTCTATAGGTCAACTGCTAAAGTTCACACAGAGATCCCACAGAGCAGATATGGAGAAAAAAACATCGGCATAGGCTCAAATATTCCTTGAAAGTTCTCTTCTGTAATTTTTCTAGCCTTATTTATTATACACTCTATTAGGAAAGTAATAAAGCTCATATACAGATCCTATAGTGCAGTTTGGAGAAACATTGCCTCAGAGTCAAATCTACCCTCCTTGAAAGCtcttttctataattttttaagattCTAATAGAAGTGGGATTTCCTTCGTCATTTACACATATCTAACCAGTTTGTCTATTGCGGTAATAATTCTCATTGCATCTTCCTTCCTACAGGCTAGTCAACCTTAGGTCAATCCTCCAACAATCAGCATTATCTCATGCAGGATGAGTCGCCCTTTATAAAAATCAGCTTTATCTCATGCAGGATGAGTTGCCTTTTCAGCCATTAGCGAAGCAGGATTCATCCAAGGAAAGGTGAAGCAATTTCTGATTAAAGCTAATACCAATATATGGGCTTCTAAAAGTAGAAAAAGATCCAAGCCAAGCATATTTGGAAGAGAAATTATGATCTGAAACGATGAAGCACTCCTTAAATTATTTACtttcttctttcctttcttGAGAAATAAACCCACAAAGACAAGTGAACAGGAAGTAGTTACTATAATTATAACTCAGTCTAAGATGTTTAAAGCAGAAAGAGACCTGACATCAGAATCAAATTGGAAGCAAAATGAGTAACGAAACAATAGCATACTGCTCAGTGGAAAAAGCAAAGTGAAATTTGTTAAGTCCCATATTGGcattatcaattaaaaaagTCCCAAATTGGTCGACGGAAAGGGTTGTGGTTTTTTATATGGTCTTAGTCAATCCTTCCTTGATGAGCTAACTTTTGGGTTTGAGCTAGGCCAAGGTCCATTTCTTTACATTAGAGGCAGACCCATTGATCCATGATGTTGTGTTTCTCAGAGGAGGATTGTGATCCTGATGTTGTTATCATTGAGGAGAAGGTTTGCTCCAATGTTGGATTAAGGAGTCCTATATTGAATGCAGCAGATGAGGTTGTTTCATCTATAGACACGTAGGAAAAGTATACTGAATGAACCTCATATTCTTATTCTGTGTCGGAATCCGAAGCTTCAACTGATGAAGATAATGATGACCCTGAAGATAAGAATTAGTGGGTGATTGAATCATCAACTTCTGATGACATAACAAGTGATCTTGATAATGAGGAATCACAACATGATAATCGGAGCCAGCTTTTTTGGGCCACACAGGCCACAGCTGCTTATTTTGCCCGGAGACTGcggttatgaattttttttttgagatataGATATATAGTTCTTATGTGAAACATACCTGCTCTAGTGTCACAGTCTGGTTATCAACCAAATCCTCTGGAAGTACAACATTGTGAACTTGTGAAACATAAGCAAGGATCTGCATTACAGAATATTAGAGCTAAAAGCtacatttctttagaaaaagcccaaaaaaaaaaagtagaagaagCCTCCACATAATACAACAAACAATaaagatatatgtatatgcaacTACTGTAATAAATTTTCTAGCAACAAGAGTCAGAATAGCTAATTTTCCACCAGACATACATAAGATAAcggtttttttttgttgcaatACACAGAAGTTTCAGGTCCTTCAGAACAACAAGTATGTGTCTTCCACTAAGTATACATATGGGTGCTTCTGAAATCTTACAAGAGAAGACAAAATACATGAACTACGCTTATCAGGCCTACCAAAAAGCCTCTACTAAACCGCAATCATATGATAGTAACCCACCTCAGTGCTTCATAATTAACTTAGAAGTCCAATTACATTCTCTAGATGTTTAGGCTGTATATTCATCTAGAACACAACATAACTCTAATGAACATGACAgttgattttatttcttcataatGGAGCCCAACTTGTTATTAAGGCAATGATGATGATTAACGGATCAATAATCCCCAAAAAAGAAGTGGATCTACAGATTTACTGTTTAGTGTTAAGTTCGTGAATAAAAACTGGGATAGGGGATGGATTTGAAAAATTGATATGCCTTTAACATCCGTGCAACACTTCAGGGGAGCTCTTTGCAGTAACAATTTATGTAATGATACAACGAATATCATTCAGAAATGACATTGGAAAACCTGTAACAATAAAGTACACCTCACCTCAGTTCCTGAATAAAGTTTGAGAATTTTCTTGGCAACAGCTCCAGCAGCGACTCTCCCGATGGTTTCTCTTGCTGAAGATCTTCCGCCCCCctgcatgttccactagcactAGTAAGGCGAAATAGTAAGAGCTATAACTACAGGGAATTGCTTATCAAGAATCTGCAAAACTTTCTAATAATAAATGAGCTCCTCTTGGATATTACCTGTACTGATCTAACCCCATACTTGAAGTCATAAGTTGCATCAGCATGAGATGGCCTATAAGCAAGGGACATTTCACTATAGTCCTGGCAATCCAACAGAAAATGAGAAATCTGTCAAGTACCAGGAGACCACAGATTTTgacacaaaaaagaaaagaacacaTACTACGCATAACATCTTCAATCATGAGTCTTAGATTAGGCTGAAATGTTTCTCCTTTTCACTTTAAAGCTATTTGTCAATTATCAGGATGCAATGCTCTGAAGCTCATTTCACTTGTATTGAGTTTCAAAATACGCATGGTTCATAAAAGCACAAGAACCATTCACCAATACTCACAGTTACTAATGCTAAGAATGTCACTACTCCATGCCCTTAAAGACAATAAACTTGACATACCAAGGATGTGAAGTTAGCATGTTCTTTGAAACACTCAACTTAACTAACCTGAAATCAACTTTCTATAGCACAATAACACAAGGTTAGCACACCTGATTTTTCTCAGACAGATTAGATATCGTGTACGTTCGCACCAAGCTAGTAAATCAAGTTCGTGCTGTTGCGTGCAAAGTCGAGTGATAAAGCATATAGATCATTGTAAAAAGTAAATTGTTGTTTCACTTCCTCTCCTGTATTTCAAACAAATCATAGCATACTTACATTTCCTCTCTGGTCAGTGTTGGGTATTTCAACTTTGATTGGAGATCCCGTAGTCAAACCTATAAATTAAGCACAGATAGAAGctgaattttttaaatgtaaGTCAAAGGAAGTGGCACAGGCCAGAAGAGACTTTAACAGAGGACTAACCATCGGCAGTGCCTGATGATATTTTGCAAGTATCAGTCTCTTTTCTTGGTGTGGTAATTCGGCTTTGACCTGGCCTCCTGAATGGATATGTTTTGCATGAATTCAAATTTAGCCAAAATAAATTCAAAGTATCCttctatttcaaaaaaattcaaagtatCCTAATGAATTACTCCATCAATTATCTGAGATGGGGGTGTCAAGAATGGGCAATACATGAAATAGTTACAAGAAATGATAGAAGACCAAGAATTTTGAAGGACTTCAATCTATTAGTACACAACATCTTCATTGATGCTGTTCATGTCAACTCACAAAAGGAAATCTCAGAACAAGTAAACACCTCCTGTCAAGTTCCACTTGCATATCCGACTCCGAGAGTGGGAGTCGAGGGGGACATCCATCAATTATACAACCAACACCACCACCGTGAGATTCTCCAAAAGTTGTAACGCGGAAATAATTTCCAAATGTATTACCAGCAGCCTGTATCTCTGCAAGTACGAAAGTAGATAAAGAAGTTGTCAATCCATTCTAGCAACTCAAGAATAAACCCTTAAGATCAACAAGGAAACATTTTTTTAGTTCACTTTCAAGAGGCAATGGTGCTTATTTCCACTTGAAAATATAAAACCTTTTTGTTCCATATTGCCTGACAACACTTCTTTATTAGAAAAGCACAGTATTTTGTAgagaatggaaaaaaatattcctTCAATTTCgatttgtttgtttgattttgacttgatacggagtttaagaaagcaagaaaacttttgaatcttgtgatcTCAAACTAAAAATACTTAGAGTGTatcaaaatgtattttaattatatggTCCTAAACATGTCACatgaaaagttgaaattaaagagtTGTCAAAAAAACAAAGGGACTTTCTTTTTGAAACATTCTCTAAAgaaaagtaagacaaacaaattgaaacaggagatagtattttaaaatattgacagaACCAGATAACATATGATGAAGATGAACTGAAAATCATAGGCCACCACAGTTGAAGTTAAATTTTCGACAATGGAAAAAAAAGGTGGTGAATTCATACACGGTGGAATGATCACAGATACAAAAAAAGTATGAAACATACATCAACTTGAAAGACTTAGGAACCTTAATATGTTCAACTACGACCTTTTTAACTACAACAACTTAAATATACGCTATTAGAGCTGGAATTACTACGGATGCTGGCACCAAACTTGCCCTCCAATGGATCCTCATTAAGAGATTTAGATTACAATTCCAATTACCAGACTCATGGTTTCAATTCCCCACCCATTTCCCCTTCCCCTaccccatttttttaaaaaataaaaaatttccaaGACTACTTTTTTTCCTAGTTTAATGATCatattctaataaattttaaaacccATTTCCTTAATTCACACAAAAAGCAGAAGAAAACATGGAAACCTCAAATCAAGTTCAGTCAGACATTTCAACAAACAGATGGATTGCAGAAAGTTTCACCTAGACGTTTGGGCTGTGATCGATGAGTTGGGAATCGGAGGTTTGAAGAACACAGCTTGGATGGTTGCTGCCCGGATCCGAGGCTTGAAAATGGAGCCCCGAGGAACTGTTTGGTAAGCATAGATGAAGCCATTCTCCTTCCTTCTCTACTGGAATTTTGGTTGGTGAGTTTAGGTCTATACACAGAACTTTCAATACAGTGATCACACTCTGTTTGGTTAGTTGTTACTATTACTTTATactaatacattttttttaatgattgcATTGTGTTTGGCTCATCTTTTCCGTAACTCGATTAGCTCTACGAAATATCTGTCATCTCTTACTAGTAATATTTTCAGCTAACTATGTTTACTAAggcaaaaacaaattaaaagaattacAAAACCTCGCAATATAACACATCAATAGTATATGACGTAgagttattataaaaaaataaataaaaaaaagataaccATGCGACTACACTAAATTATATCATTCTTTAacctattttttttcataatattttaatcttatattaTAAAAGAATTACAAAACCTCGCAATATAACACATCAATAGTATATGACGTAgagttattataaaaaaataaataaaaaaaagataaccATGCGACTACACTAAATTATATCATTCTTTAACCTatcttttttcataatattttaatcttatattaTTGTTGGATGATAATATACTGATAAAAAATGATacaatcaattcaaatattatatgtatattataaacatgatttttaacttatatttatatttttcaaccttgagtatacaaaaataaaatttaattagtacTACTTATCTGAAATACACTCGaattatgagaaaaaattacaaatatattacgcactccgtttaaaaaaggatgacctagttGGACTTGacatggagtttaagaaaagaaaaaagattttttaatcttgtggttttaaattaaagttatgtcaaatgtatcaaaatgcactttaatcttgtggtcttaaacgtGCCACAtgtaaagttaaagttaaagtgttgcaaaaaaaaaagggggggggggtcattctttttgaaaaaaactaaaaagaaaatagggacattttttttaaacggatGGAGTACTAAACTATGGTAAATGGTGTAAGTAGGTTAACTTTCctatatagcaaacaaaaattcatatttgtatgctataacaaagtttgcataattgtcctccatagcaaacatataactgtataatttgctatacatatagaATTGTATAGTTCGATGgcctcgctatacatatacaattgtatgattcactggcctaaattgtataattcgctggcctatttcgctgcttgtataattcgctggcctatttcactgcatttgtataatgcacaattgtgtagttcgctggcctatttagctgcaatatctgtataaaatttgttttacaTACAATTGAATctaagtaaaatgtttgtatatcgtataattataagtgtataggacgaagatatatgtttttctctcgatttatacaaaaacacaatttatacacttctgttgtataaagcgagagaaaattgtattctactgcaattgtataattcgctggcctttttcgctgcaatatttgtataaaatttgcatttgcatacaattgaatcaaagaaaaatgtttgtaaattgtataattaagtgtatagcacgaagatatatgtttttacatgtgtatatacaattttctctcgctttatacaaaacagaaacacaatttatacacttctgttgtataaagcgagagaggcgagcagagggagagtggcgagcgagagtgtTGGGAGAGAGGCGGCTGGCAAACTTTGACAAACGTTTGCTATgaggcacaattaaatcaaacaatagctactcaatttattttaggttattagtttgctattatatacaattatctcaTGTAAATACCCATGTCATACATTAGGATATTGATGCTCCTGCCTTCCAAAAACTAGAGTGCATATACACTTTATACTAACAGTTATACAcgtgtcaaaatatttttcaccaacctaacatttattaaatatcggaTCGACGAATAAGATTGTGCCACATGTCCCTATTTACTGTTAAAGTGAAGGTCATATATGCTCTAATTTTTTTACGACAAGAACATcaatatttcaaaagtatgacaattatatctgcataccatttaccATAATTTGGagatatatttgtccttttcccGAAACTAATATACCACTTTGAAGTTCTTTCATTGTGGGACCCTTAAAGATGATACAATATTTTCCAAATCCCAAGACccaatcatttttatttttcattttcctcgTATAAATACCACACAACAAAATTGGATACTATGATATTGTTCTGCTCATCACAATGAACAACCACACAACTAATAAAtcttgtattattattattattctctcaaaatattttatcttgttcttcatttttttggttCCATTTTTAGCACTTATAACAAAATCTGAACAAGTTGGATATGGATATATTGTTAGATCAATAGGCGTTGACTCATCTGGAAGGACGTTGACTGCTTATCTTCAGCTCATCAAAAATTCCTCTGTTTTTGGAACTGACATTCAAAATCTCACTCTTACTGCTTGGTACTACTAATGTTgtaaatcattttctttttatattgtcTATCGtaaacagcctctctacctaCTCGAGaagtaggggtaaggtctgcgtatATAGTCTATTTCaatgggtatgttgttgttttttgattttgttttacattgcatacttatttatttaaattttatcaattttaatgaAGGGGGTTTGGACATGAGTTTAGTGATATTTGAAGAAAAGTAGTACTATTTGAAGTTAATTTGGGAAAGGGGTATTTGGAATTTGATGTTGAGTTTGGATATGTATTTTCATGAGGAAAATGTTTAAGTTTTGTGAAGatatatactccctccgtttcaatttgtttgtcttgtttTGATTTGGTGATTCAGTTAAAGAAAGTATCAAAAGACTACTGAATCatgtgatcttaaatatgttACGCACATGGAGTTGATATTAAAGagttatcaaaagaaaaaagacattCTTTTTGGAACAGGCTAAAagaaagacaaacaaattgaaacaggGAGAGTACTAATATCACTTGCTATATTTATTTCCTGTACttgattttttaatatgttttactTGAGTTCAATGGTCTATCGGAAACAAACCTCTCTATCTTCACAAGGGTAGGGGTAAGGTTGCGTGTGCACCATACTCACCATACCTTACTTGTGTGGttacactag includes:
- the LOC107015651 gene encoding chorismate synthase 2, chloroplastic, which gives rise to MASSMLTKQFLGAPFSSLGSGQQPSKLCSSNLRFPTHRSQPKRLEIQAAGNTFGNYFRVTTFGESHGGGVGCIIDGCPPRLPLSESDMQVELDRRRPGQSRITTPRKETDTCKISSGTADGLTTGSPIKVEIPNTDQRGNDYSEMSLAYRPSHADATYDFKYGVRSVQGGGRSSARETIGRVAAGAVAKKILKLYSGTEILAYVSQVHNVVLPEDLVDNQTVTLEQIESNIVRCPNPEYAEKMIGAIDFVRVRGDSVGGVVTCIVRNVPRGLGTPVFDKLEAELAKACMSLPATKGFEFGSGFAGTYMTGSEHNDEFFMDEHDQIRTKTNRSGGIQGGISNGEIINMRVAFKPTSTIARKQHTVSRDKHETELIARGRHDPCVVPRAVPMVEAMVALVLVDQLMTQYAQCMLFPVNPTLQEPLQPSTTKSA